In one window of Lynx canadensis isolate LIC74 chromosome B3, mLynCan4.pri.v2, whole genome shotgun sequence DNA:
- the LOC115517086 gene encoding uncharacterized protein LOC115517086, giving the protein MTSYCECKEITDNPKLSAKFSIYNRGIIHTEVNKSKGLTSELEEENDGKQTEGPVHLHAFNRPGFSPALTQPWIQRTLDVFQSQNPPGQAAQMAVGSELAILSRGSLGEKTESLRESNSLKVTWETAQIGRTRPPSHRKIFHSSDDGFLQAARRQRTQVTRHLEKDVQDLHEAHPGFFLKLLFVEVMGNKVYTPIIFVPTSFEECEEETFQCCASRREKIWSLEEENAPIKGTGAMGTSPFNWERKLEV; this is encoded by the exons atgacTTCTTACTGTGAGTgcaaggag ATCACAGATAATCCAAAACTCAGTGCCAAGTTCTCTATTTATAATCGAGGAATTATTCACACAGAGGTAAACAAGAGCAAAGGACTGACAAGTGAACTGGAGGAGGAGAATGATGGGAAACAGACTGAGGGACCCGTACATCTGCATGCCTTCAACAGGCCTGGGTTCTCACCAGCACTCACTCAACCTTGGATCCAGAGAACCCTTGATGTTTTCCAGTCCCAGAATCCTCCGGGACAGGCTGCCCAGATGGCTGTTGGGAGTGAGCTGGCGATCTTAAGCAGAGGCAGCCTAG gtgaaaaaACAGAGTCATTGAGAGAAAGCAACTCACTGAAGGTCACGTGGGAAACAGCACAGATAGGAAGAACCAGGCCTCCGAGTCACAGAAAGATCTTCCATTCATCGGATGATG GATTTCTACAGGCTGCAAGAAGACAAAGAACACAAGTGACAAGACACCTAGAAAAAGATGTTCAAGACCTACATGAGGCCCACCCAGGGTTCTTTTTGAAACTATTGTTTGTTGAAGTTATGGGGAATAAAGTTTACACTCCCATTATATTTGTTCCAACTTCATTTGAGGAATGTGAAGAAGAGACCTTTCAGTGTTGTGCTTCCAGAAGAGAGAAGATTTGGAGCTTAGAGGAGGAAAATGCCCCTATAAAAGGCACTGGGGCCATGGGGACTTCCCCATTTAACTGGGAAAGAAAGTTGGAAGTCTGA